Part of the Streptomyces sp. NBC_01460 genome, GCTGGAGGGCTCCGGTATCTGGGAGGCGGAGGACCTCGAGTCCCACGACTACGCGCTGCTCTGCGCGTACACCCATCCCGACTGCTCGGCCGAGGCCTTGTCCCTGGTCACCGACTGGTATGTGTGGGTCTTCTTCTTCGACGACCACTTCCTGGAGCTGTTCAAACGCACCCCGGACCGTGACGGCGGAAAGCGGTACCTGGACCGGCTGCCCGCCTTCATGCCGATGGAGCGGGGCGCGGCGACACCGGAGCCGACGAATCCGGTCGAGGCGGGCCTCGCCGACCTCTGGGCCAGGACCGTGCCGTCCATGTCGGACGGCTGGCGGGCCCGGTTCGCCGAGGCGACGGAGAATCTGCTCAACGAGTCCCTGTGGGAGCTCGCGAACATCAACGAGGGGCGCATCGCCAACCCCGTCGAATACATCGAGATGCGCCGCAAGGTGGGCGGAGCACCCTGGTCGGCGGGCCTGGTGGAGTACGCGGCGAACGCGGAGGTCCCCGGCGCGGTGGCGGACTCCCGCCCGCTGCGGGTGCTGCGGGACGCCTTCTCCGACGGCGTTCATCTGCGCAACGACCTTTTCTCGTACCAGCGTGAGGTCGAGGACGAGGGCGAGAACAGCAACGGCGTGCTGGTCCTGGAGAGGTTCCTGGACTGCTCGACCCAGGACGCGGCCGAGGCGGTCAACGATCTGCTGACGTCACGGCTGCAGCAGTTCGAGAACACCGCCCTCACCGAGCTCGGACCGCTGTGCGCGGAGAAGGCGCTGACCGCCGACGAGACGGTGGCTGTCCTGTCCTACGTGAAGGGGCTCCAGGACTGGCAGTCCGGTGGCCACGAATGGCACATGCGCTCCAGCCGCTACATGAACGGGGGCGGCGCGGGCGAGAGCGTGCCCGGCTTCGGGATGGCTGCCGCGTCGCTCCGGTTCACCCCCCGCTCCGAGTCGCTCCGCCGGCGGAGCCACACCCATGTGCCGTACCAGCGCGTCGGTCCGTCGCTGCTCCCGGACTTCGACCTGCCGTTCAGTACGACGCTGAGCCCGCATCTGGACGGCGCGCGCGTGCGGATCGTGGACTGGTCGCGCCGGATGGGGCTGCTGGAGGCGCAGCCGGGGGTGCCGGGTTCACACATCTGGGACGAGCGGCGGCTCATCGCGACCGACCTGCCCCTCTGCGCGGCCGGACTGCACCCTGATGCCACCGCGGACGAGCTCGACCTGTCCTCGGGGTGGCTCACCTGGGGCACGTACGGCGACGACTGGTTCCCGGTGGTGCACGGCCGGACCAGGGATCTGGCCGGGGCGCGGCTGGCCAACGAGCGGCTCTCCCTGTTTATGCCGCTGGACGGATCCTCCGTACCGGAGCCGGTCAACGCACTGGAGCGGGGGCTGGCCGATCTCTGGCGGCGGACGGCGGGGCCGATGGACGAGGCCGGGCGCCGCACCTTCCGG contains:
- a CDS encoding terpene synthase family protein, with protein sequence MAQPFSLPDFYVPYPARLNPHLEAARSHTREWARRMGMLEGSGIWEAEDLESHDYALLCAYTHPDCSAEALSLVTDWYVWVFFFDDHFLELFKRTPDRDGGKRYLDRLPAFMPMERGAATPEPTNPVEAGLADLWARTVPSMSDGWRARFAEATENLLNESLWELANINEGRIANPVEYIEMRRKVGGAPWSAGLVEYAANAEVPGAVADSRPLRVLRDAFSDGVHLRNDLFSYQREVEDEGENSNGVLVLERFLDCSTQDAAEAVNDLLTSRLQQFENTALTELGPLCAEKALTADETVAVLSYVKGLQDWQSGGHEWHMRSSRYMNGGGAGESVPGFGMAAASLRFTPRSESLRRRSHTHVPYQRVGPSLLPDFDLPFSTTLSPHLDGARVRIVDWSRRMGLLEAQPGVPGSHIWDERRLIATDLPLCAAGLHPDATADELDLSSGWLTWGTYGDDWFPVVHGRTRDLAGARLANERLSLFMPLDGSSVPEPVNALERGLADLWRRTAGPMDEAGRRTFRESVESMTASWLWELANQAQNRIPDPVDYMEMRRATFGSDLTMSLCRLGHGKKVPDAVYRSGPMRSLENAAADYACLLNDLFSYQKEIEYEGEVHNGVLVVQNFFGVDYPTGVAIVDDLMNSRMRQFQHVAERELPVLYDDFDLDPEAREILAGYVVELQHWMAGILIWHRDCRRYREEDLRRGNATPWHLGGPTGFGTSAARVTRLLTAQGRFSPAGTAPLEGASAGRTDHR